The window TCGGCCTGCCCCAGAAGGACATCAATCGTCACCCCCGGCCAATTGCCAACGTGTTGATTGCTCCCGGTCAGCGCATTAAAGAGTGTGGTTTTCCCCGAATTCGGATTTCCGACCAGTGCAATCGTCAATTCACTGTCAGCTTTTTCCAGCCGTTCTTTGAGGGAAAGGACATTCATCTGGAACTACTGCTCCGCTTCGGTTGGAAGAACCAGAATTTGAGAGGCTTCTTCTCGTCTCAACGACAAGTGGTACCCCTTTAGAATGATATCGATGGGATCACCCAGAGGCGCAATTGTTGAAACGGTAACACGGGTACCCGGTACCAGCCCCATGTCCAACAAACGGCGCTTTAAACTGGAATCTCCCAGAATTCGGACGACATGTGCCGAATGCCCTGGAGACAGATCCCTCAAAAGAACCGCCTCGGTAATCGATCCCGCCGATTCAATTTTCGCTGGCCTGGTTGATTTTCCTTCCAAAAAGGCCTGAAATTCGTTCATCAGGTTTGTATTTCCCTCTCCGGCCTCCGCGACGTAATCCATTAATCGGGTCAGTTTCTGCAGCGTTTTATCACTCAAATTGTGCTCGAGTTTGCAGGCTTCTTCCATCGCCGTTTGTGAGTCCACCTTTAAAAAATTGTAGAGAAATTTAAAAATGAGGCGATGCCGAT is drawn from Calditrichota bacterium and contains these coding sequences:
- a CDS encoding metal-dependent transcriptional regulator, whose amino-acid sequence is MDALTHSAENYLRTILEISLENRVVRIKDIAKRMQVKMPSVVAAIQALDKKGYLVHEKYGYLELTEEGMEAARAVYNRHRLIFKFLYNFLKVDSQTAMEEACKLEHNLSDKTLQKLTRLMDYVAEAGEGNTNLMNEFQAFLEGKSTRPAKIESAGSITEAVLLRDLSPGHSAHVVRILGDSSLKRRLLDMGLVPGTRVTVSTIAPLGDPIDIILKGYHLSLRREEASQILVLPTEAEQ